The Bacteroidales bacterium WCE2008 genome includes a region encoding these proteins:
- a CDS encoding dTDP-4-amino-4,6-dideoxygalactose transaminase encodes MTERKTIYLCLAHMSEEGWEQKYVKEAFDTNWVVPMGPNVNAFEKDLESFVNSKREVKDTLDRRVVCLSAGTAAVHLALLAAGVKSGDEVLVQSYTFCASSHPITYLGAKPIFVGSERETWNMDPVLLEKAIIDRKRKTGKYPKAIVPVALYGMPYKIDEIMMIGEKYGITIIEDAAEGMGSRFDGQVLGTFGKYGVLSFNGNKMITTSGGGALICRNAEDANEIMWYATQARDAYPYYQHSAIGYNYRMSNVCAGIGRGQMKVLDDHIAHHKHVQALYEVLLDGVPGVHIHKQPSDSRYDSNYWLCAATLDANIRIHGQENAYKEVIKTAVGGAAGVIHQVESATTDCQPNDNVEALRVFMLGKKIEARPTWKPMHKQPVYADAPVYTNGIEEELFKVGFCLPAGPFVTDEDVNYIVECIKEAIVE; translated from the coding sequence ATGACTGAAAGAAAAACAATTTATCTCTGCTTGGCTCACATGAGCGAGGAAGGGTGGGAACAGAAATATGTTAAAGAAGCTTTTGATACCAATTGGGTAGTACCAATGGGCCCTAATGTCAATGCTTTTGAAAAAGATTTAGAATCATTCGTTAATAGCAAAAGAGAAGTCAAAGATACTTTGGATAGAAGGGTAGTTTGCTTGTCGGCAGGGACAGCTGCAGTTCATCTGGCACTGTTGGCTGCAGGGGTTAAATCAGGTGATGAAGTTTTAGTACAGAGCTATACATTCTGCGCATCTTCTCATCCAATAACATATCTCGGGGCGAAGCCTATTTTTGTGGGATCTGAGAGGGAAACATGGAATATGGACCCGGTTTTGTTGGAGAAGGCTATCATAGACCGTAAGAGAAAAACAGGCAAATATCCGAAAGCAATCGTTCCTGTAGCGTTGTATGGAATGCCGTACAAGATAGACGAGATAATGATGATAGGAGAGAAGTATGGTATTACAATCATCGAAGATGCCGCAGAAGGAATGGGGTCGCGTTTTGATGGACAGGTGTTGGGGACTTTTGGTAAGTATGGTGTGCTTTCATTTAATGGAAACAAAATGATTACAACCAGTGGTGGAGGTGCTCTTATATGTCGAAATGCCGAGGACGCTAATGAGATCATGTGGTATGCAACGCAAGCACGTGACGCATATCCGTATTATCAACACTCTGCCATAGGATATAATTATAGGATGAGTAATGTTTGTGCCGGCATTGGCCGGGGACAAATGAAAGTGCTTGATGATCACATTGCTCATCATAAACATGTACAGGCATTATATGAAGTGTTGTTAGATGGTGTTCCTGGAGTACATATTCACAAACAACCTTCTGATTCTCGATATGATTCAAATTATTGGTTGTGTGCCGCTACTCTTGATGCAAATATTCGGATTCATGGCCAAGAGAATGCATATAAAGAAGTTATCAAAACGGCTGTGGGGGGAGCTGCTGGCGTAATCCATCAGGTGGAGTCGGCAACGACAGACTGCCAACCCAACGATAACGTGGAAGCCCTCCGTGTTTTTATGCTCGGGAAAAAGATTGAGGCGCGACCAACTTGGAAACCTATGCATAAGCAGCCTGTATATGCAGACGCTCCTGTCTATACAAACGGAATAGAAGAAGAATTATTTAAAGTTGGTTTTTGCCTTCCTGCTGGCCCGTTTGTGACAGATGAGGATGTGAATTATATTGTTGAGTGCATTAAAGAAGCAATTGTAGAATAA
- a CDS encoding Sugar transferase involved in LPS biosynthesis (colanic, teichoic acid), producing the protein MLLKFIFDRIVALLGLLLLWPVLLVVAILVRIKMPGGPVFFVQNRVGKGGKVFKCHKFRTMTMNHGGGTISVAGDSRITPLGARLRHYKLDELPGLWDVLRGSMSFVGPRPDVPGYADKLVGDDRDVLKLRPGITGPATLKYRLEDEMLANVRMKVEESRCLPQEQIDSMRDQDLAIWYNDHVIYPDKVRLNCYYYRHYSFVKDIQMIFCTVLGKKMRYAGELI; encoded by the coding sequence ATGTTATTAAAATTTATATTTGACCGCATTGTGGCGTTATTGGGTTTATTGCTTCTTTGGCCTGTATTATTGGTCGTTGCAATACTCGTGAGGATAAAGATGCCTGGAGGTCCTGTTTTTTTCGTGCAGAATAGAGTCGGGAAGGGAGGAAAAGTATTTAAGTGTCATAAATTCCGTACTATGACGATGAATCATGGCGGAGGTACGATATCCGTGGCAGGAGATAGCCGAATTACTCCTTTGGGTGCCAGGTTAAGACATTATAAATTAGATGAGCTCCCTGGTCTATGGGATGTGTTGAGGGGGAGTATGAGTTTTGTGGGGCCTAGGCCAGATGTCCCCGGATATGCAGATAAACTTGTAGGGGATGATAGGGATGTCTTAAAACTTAGGCCTGGTATTACAGGACCAGCCACCCTTAAATATCGGTTAGAAGATGAGATGTTGGCTAACGTTAGAATGAAAGTGGAAGAAAGCAGGTGTTTACCTCAGGAGCAGATTGACTCGATGCGTGATCAAGATCTTGCTATCTGGTATAATGATCATGTGATTTATCCAGATAAGGTTCGGTTAAACTGCTATTATTATAGGCACTATTCCTTCGTTAAGGACATACAGATGATCTTTTGTACGGTGCTTGGAAAAAAAATGAGATATGCTGGAGAGTTAATATGA
- a CDS encoding Glycosyltransferase, catalytic subunit of cellulose synthase and poly-beta-1,6-N-acetylglucosamine synthase, whose protein sequence is MDVFLSVICPVYNEEKYILNCIQSIALQDYPKESLEVLFVDGMSTDATRSIIEEQAVIYPYIRLIDNPMKIVPYAMNKGIEHTKGDVIIRIDAHTSYEPNYFSALVRSLYELNGDDVGSVCKTEVLNKTPKTLAIREVLSNKFGVGNSVFRTGVSEVQQVDTVPFGCWRREVFDKYGKYDVRLVRNQDIELSKRIIRGGGKIFIIPDTFCTYYARESFKALAQNNYGNGKWIILTVFYTGEVNSLSPRHFVPLVFILSLLIPLFVAIFLHPVFLVAGASLLAYCIVIGTVSYKLAKEKKLSFLRLMQSFIILHTSYGWGALIGLLSLPFLKR, encoded by the coding sequence ATGGACGTTTTTTTATCAGTTATTTGTCCGGTTTACAACGAAGAGAAGTATATATTGAACTGTATTCAGTCTATTGCGCTTCAAGATTATCCAAAAGAATCTCTTGAGGTCCTGTTCGTGGATGGTATGAGTACGGACGCTACTCGTTCTATAATTGAAGAGCAGGCTGTAATTTATCCGTATATCCGATTGATTGATAACCCTATGAAGATTGTTCCGTATGCAATGAATAAGGGCATTGAACATACAAAAGGAGACGTGATCATAAGGATAGATGCTCATACGAGTTATGAGCCTAATTACTTTTCTGCGTTGGTGAGGAGTTTGTATGAATTAAATGGAGATGATGTAGGCTCTGTATGCAAGACGGAGGTGCTGAACAAGACTCCAAAAACCTTGGCTATTCGAGAAGTGCTTAGCAATAAGTTTGGGGTCGGGAACTCTGTATTCCGTACGGGCGTTTCAGAAGTGCAGCAGGTGGATACCGTACCATTTGGATGTTGGCGGCGGGAGGTGTTTGATAAGTATGGTAAGTATGATGTTCGATTAGTTCGAAATCAGGATATTGAACTGAGTAAGCGCATCATTCGTGGTGGTGGTAAGATTTTCATTATCCCAGATACTTTTTGTACATACTATGCGCGAGAGTCTTTCAAAGCTCTCGCCCAGAACAATTATGGAAATGGAAAGTGGATCATTCTCACGGTATTCTATACCGGTGAAGTTAATTCTTTATCACCTAGGCACTTTGTGCCATTAGTATTTATTCTTTCTTTGTTAATTCCTCTATTTGTGGCTATATTTTTGCATCCTGTATTTCTGGTTGCCGGAGCCAGTCTTCTTGCTTATTGTATAGTTATAGGGACTGTTAGTTACAAGCTTGCAAAAGAAAAAAAATTGAGTTTCTTAAGGTTAATGCAAAGCTTTATTATTCTTCATACTTCATATGGTTGGGGGGCATTGATAGGACTGTTATCCCTTCCTTTTTTAAAAAGATAG
- a CDS encoding Polysaccharide pyruvyl transferase — translation MKLALLTFHNAANYGAALQAYAFQRYLSDEGYDCEYINYVNASRAHEYSMLYHIFHSLANGQLKSAVAYFLGSPFLFLRKTRFNKFYRKYLKVTEQVYRSSLDAATLNGRYDRFIVGSDQVWNPACNGDDAAYLLDFVRNNKLKISYSSSFGVAAIDDRHRVVFRDNLSSFHALAVREQLGCEIVKELTGRDAQLVLDPVMLLTKSQWEKMLPIRKKKEKYIFSYTNRDCQISDFFKTGYKLDGRKHYVLSRYTRPQDFVNRAVRVKYCMSPQEFVAVIVNADLVVSASFHCLAMAIVMNRPFVAILTGDKGKDERPLNILRALHLEDRILNPNMTVADIEAPIDWESVNQRIDALKFVSVDYLNRAINE, via the coding sequence ATGAAACTAGCACTCTTAACATTTCATAATGCTGCTAACTACGGGGCGGCACTACAGGCATATGCTTTTCAAAGATATCTTTCAGATGAGGGATATGACTGTGAATATATTAATTATGTAAATGCTTCTCGCGCACATGAGTATAGTATGCTTTATCATATTTTCCATTCACTTGCTAATGGGCAATTGAAATCTGCGGTAGCATACTTTCTGGGAAGTCCGTTCCTATTTCTTCGTAAAACACGATTCAATAAGTTTTATAGGAAGTATTTAAAGGTGACTGAACAGGTTTATCGTTCATCGTTGGATGCGGCTACATTAAATGGCAGATACGACCGGTTTATAGTAGGTAGTGATCAGGTATGGAATCCTGCTTGTAATGGAGATGATGCTGCATATCTTCTTGACTTTGTGAGGAATAACAAACTTAAAATTTCATATTCCTCCAGTTTTGGCGTAGCCGCAATAGATGACCGACACCGGGTAGTTTTCCGAGATAACCTTTCTTCATTTCATGCTTTAGCAGTACGCGAACAGCTTGGTTGTGAGATTGTGAAAGAATTGACAGGAAGAGATGCTCAACTTGTACTTGATCCTGTGATGCTCCTAACAAAATCACAGTGGGAAAAGATGCTCCCTATACGTAAGAAGAAGGAGAAGTATATTTTCAGTTATACCAACCGCGATTGCCAAATTTCTGACTTCTTTAAAACTGGCTACAAGCTAGATGGTAGAAAGCATTATGTGTTGTCCAGATATACTCGTCCTCAAGACTTTGTGAATAGAGCGGTGCGTGTGAAATACTGCATGTCTCCGCAGGAGTTCGTTGCGGTGATTGTTAATGCAGATCTAGTGGTTTCAGCGTCGTTTCATTGCTTAGCTATGGCTATAGTTATGAATCGACCTTTCGTGGCTATACTTACGGGAGACAAAGGAAAGGATGAGCGCCCTTTAAATATTCTACGAGCCCTTCATTTAGAAGACAGAATCTTAAACCCAAATATGACGGTTGCTGATATCGAGGCACCTATAGACTGGGAATCCGTAAATCAACGGATAGATGCATTAAAATTTGTGTCGGTTGATTATCTGAATAGGGCTATTAACGAATAA